The DNA window GCGTCGAAAGACTAGGCCGCCGCAGTGAAGGGCAAGGTCACCAGGCCGACCAGATAGCGCGCCGGCCGGGTGCCTGGATTGGCGTAAATGATTTGCTGATCTTCGCGCATCGCCACGCAATCGCCGGCTTCCAGACGCCATTGCTGGTCGCCGCACGAGATATCCATGACGCCCTCGAGCATCCACATCTGATGGTGGATATCGGACGCCCGCGCCATGCGCTCATAGACGACGCGCTGGCCGGGCGGGAACATCACCTCGACCAGTTGCAACGGCGAACGCGCCGCCGGCGACAAGTGCCGCCGCACGTAGCCGGAGGCCGGATCGGTCCACACCTGCTGCTCGGCGGCGCGGCGCAGCGGCGA is part of the Oxalobacteraceae bacterium OTU3CAMAD1 genome and encodes:
- a CDS encoding XRE family transcriptional regulator, with the translated sequence MDINKLIAGRVLALREARQLSLTALAELSGVSRSNISLIERGESSATATVLDKLAGALGVTLASLFEADDSTSAPSPLRRAAEQQVWTDPASGYVRRHLSPAARSPLQLVEVMFPPGQRVVYERMARASDIHHQMWMLEGVMDISCGDQQWRLEAGDCVAMREDQQIIYANPGTRPARYLVGLVTLPFTAAA